The Pyrus communis chromosome 12, drPyrComm1.1, whole genome shotgun sequence genomic sequence GATCAAAagcccaaaattaaaatttaatcccAATTTGTCCCAAAAGgaaagtgttattagcacttcaaaactATTTCGGGATCCTAAACaattggagtgtagaatgagaattttgaactGCTAAAATTTAGCCCTAAACTATTAGGATCCCAAAagcccaaaattaaaattttgggaCAAATTGAGGTGGTCGAGGTGGATtaaaatttgggattcccgtcCCGAAATCCTAAaactatttcgggattcccgaaatttgggattccctaaaatttggtttgggatcagTCTTGAAATTGGGATTTCGGAAAATTTCAAAGGAATTGGGATATGGTTTTCAGTTCGGTATCTTATATTGAACCAACCTTGATTCTTTGTATCATTTTAGGAATAAATCTGGCAATTTGTTTAGTGGTTACTCACTGCATATATAATCCATCAACAAATCGTGACTTCTAGCTTCATATCTATCCCACAAGTAATTCATAGACCTATTCAAGCCTAAATTTCCTTTGTACATACTTGCTCTTACATCAAAATATATGAGTAACAAAATCCAAGTGTTCGTAGCATCTTAATCTCTAATATACTcattccaacattgcacataaCTAGCTTATTATAAAATCCTTTCACATAAAATCCTTCTTATATGTCCACTACTCAGGATCAAAACAACACCATAAATTACAAAACTCTATGTCACATCAAATTCTCGTCTCATTCAATTCTTAACTCTAAGATCGGTTCTAATCCCTCAACTAACTTAAAATTTTTCTCAAGAAATTCATTTTCTAGAATTTACTTGAAAAACTTCATGTTTCCTTCACCTTTAAAAGTCAAATGAGTTGAGTACACACTGActtctccaatttttttttcattacagTGACCAAAcctaaaaaaacataaaaaatgataGATGTCCTATCTATATTTGAATGGCAAAAACATTACAACTACGTACTCAGTTTATTTCTTACTTCTTACCACAATCCTCTTACTTAAGTCCACCTTTCAAGTCCTCTCGTCATTTAGTTACTCCTAAACCCATTTCACCTGAGAAATTCATCTTAAAGTTATATGCATGCATTGCTTAACTTTCATCCTTTTCGTTTTTGGATCAAACTTAATTTCCTTTCTCAAAAGATCCACATATGAATTCAATTGTCAAGATCATGTGCAAAAATTGACTTCACATTTAAGCCTATTCGCACACTCTACATATCACTATAGGCCAAAACCCTTACTTCCAAAACCCATCGCATAGATTCTTCTAAATTCAAACTTATCTGGCTCATGCTAATCTTCTCCCACAGTTTTTATCCAAGGGTGTCTAATGCCTATGCTATGATACCATCTTGTCACGCCTCAGACCCTGGTTCGGGGCGTGACACGTTACTgtcatgtgatacacattggaaGGTAGATTGGTAGTTTTTCCATAAAGTATtagtgtatggagttaactttggagggtaaattggtagtttttcataagaaataaTGTAAGTTAACTTTGGAGGTAAATAAGACGTTAGATTCGCAACCTATAcgaaatgttaagggcttataggtGAGAAGATGATAGGATTACACTCTAaaaagtgacttaagttgacgaaaaattggataaaatagctttaaatataatattagaaatgaaattagcaatttttaatgagtttagggacttattttaccaaaaaaaaataattcagaaaCTTAATTTTCATTAAGATGATAGTTCAGAGATTAAATCGACACTTCATCTTTCTAGTTAACACAGGACACGAATGCCATTCCCACGGAAAATTAGCCCAACGAAACCAACCCAATACGCCCAACAAAAGGCTCTTCTTCTAGTTTGATGTCTACATATGCGGTTTCGATATTCGAAAGGAACATTCCCGAGTCCACAACACTGAAGAAAAACCTCCACTGCGCGATTGGCGACACCAATCAAAATCGAGCGCCAACGACCcgaatcttcttcttcttcttcttcccaaaaTGTAAGTAATCCAGAGAACCCACCAATTCGAACATACATTttgagttctttttttttttgttgggttttcttttctttttccagtaCAACTGtagtttataatttaattttttttaatatattgttATGGAATTTCGTAGTATAGTTGATATAGCTGAATCTGTGGGTAAAATTTTGTGAAGGCCAATGGAGATTGGTTGCAAGATTCCAAAAAGATTGAACCTTTGGTATTGAATGAATGAAGTTTGTTCTGCTCTGTGAtcaacaaacacacacacacacacacacatacatatatatgtatatatttgtctGTTAATTTAATTAGGAATTTAGGATTCAACCTTGTTTTTTATACCCTTTTTGTGTTTGATGGGgttcctaaatttttttatgagaaGAGAATTAGATGATGTGAATATTTTACCATGGAATGAATAACCGCAAACtggttagtttagtgtttttatgtttttgttctgAAGCTGCCAGAATCAAATCTGCTTCCATGTTAAGCACGACATATAAAAATTATATGAGCAGGGACGGGGCTAGAAATTTTATTTACTGAGGCCAACTTCTGAAAACAAAATGAACttattatccaaaaaaaaaattgttataaaTGATCGAATAATGATGTGTCACAATGTTATTGTTACAAAGATTCAGATTTGGGTGGATGATATTTGTTAGAGAGGTAAAGCGGGAGCTAAAAGGAAGAGAATTTGTATAGGATAGAAATCTCTTTCCTTGCTGGTTCTAGCATCTGTTAGCGTTGATCCAGCAGCAAGGGCAGAGCCTAATTGTTAATCTCATTGATCATATTCTTGTACAACGATAAGTATCTTGGGTCACTACAGCCATAGAACTATGTAATTAACTAGGTGAGAGTAGGATGAGGATGAAATATTGGTTTATTGAGTTTAGAGAATGAAGGTTTATGTGGAACTAATGTATTCTTCACGATAATCATGAATACAAaggtttttctgtttctttttcttacaAGTTGAGTGGGGGCAGCTGCCCCATCAGGGCAATTGCTAACTCCATCTATGGTTATGATGGATTAGGAGCTAGTTTGTTTCCGCTTTCCAGTTTACTTATTTCTTCGGCAATATATGATGGTCGAAATTATGATAGACAGATAGAGGTATCAACATATGAGCATAGATGTTAGCCTacaatatttgtttttctttccatgttttttttctttttggtctgTTTTCGGTAGTTTTTACAAAAGAATATGGTTTTATTATAATGAAGAAAACAATATTTGTTTAGACCATGAGCAGACAGCTGACTGGAGGCATCTATCTTTGTGTATGCGATGTTTTTTTTACGCTGAGAAGTTTTCCTGATAAGTTAGTATAATGCACCTTCATACGTAAATAGAGCAAGATTCTTGGTAGTTTGTTTATCGTAAAGGGCTTAATATTCTCAATTGTTATGGCAGGTACTTATATGTAAATGAAATGCATGCTGAGAATCTCAACCAAAACATTATGCTGTAACTATCGTATTGTGGTCTGAATTCTTTCTTATAAAATTCAGCTGGTATTTTATCCATATTGAGATCTGTATGTGTATCATTCGTTtttgagctctctctctctctctgtccatTTGTACTCTGTGTGTATCAAAAAATTTtggtctttgttttcttttgttctgaTTTATTTGCTAATTTTGGATAACTAAGTTTCTCATTTGCTAATCCAAAagtctttttttgtcaaatcctTTCAGTAAATTAGCATATCAAATTCATGGGAATTTAGGAATTAATGTACACTTGTTGATCTTTTTTCAAAAGCATATTCACTGAGTACACGTCCTGCGTAACAGACTTAGGAGGAtatcaaaatttatgttttggaATGAGCTTCCTGCTAAAAGAAAGGTAATTTCTTGTACCAGCTTTGGACACATGCCTTTATCTTCTTCTGTCtttgtatttatatttatttttcctgAGTTGTGTCCAGATATGACATGAACTACGAAGGGAACTAAGGATATCCAGCAATCCATTAGCGGTTGAAGAGCTAATTGATCGTATATCTTGGATTGTTAGTGTTTTTGTTTCGGAAACATGTGAGACTTTATGCATCATGTATATCTGTGCAATGTATATCCCTTATATCTTTATTGTAAAAAATATTAGTTCACTTACAATTTAACTCTATTCATCGTTGTCGTGTCTTTTAGGGTAAACAGTTAATATTTAAGTCTATTGATACTGGAATTTGATTGAGCACGAGCGAGAGAAGCAGCAAAGCAAGGGAAAGAACTATTTTCCCACAAGAAATGTAATACACCTCCTTCCCTTTTTTTGTGTCCTTGTGCGCAAGCATGGAACTATGACTCGGCCACGTAGTGCTTAATTATCTATAGAATTCATGGCATGTCACAGTCATTACCGTTCTAAGTCattcctttttttaattattttaaattacgCAATTATCATTTTTACGCTATGCAATTATTGTTATGCTGTGTTTGTAGTTGTgtcacatgtttttttttatgttgttattTTATTAGGATGAATTCTAATTCAGCTATAAGAAAACGAGGAAGGGGTCAAAACAAACGTTTCTGGACAACCAAAGAAGATTCTGCATTAGTTGAATCATTGCAAGAATTATATCGCAACACCAAGTGGCGAGCTGATAATGGTTTCAAAAATGGATACTTAACCCATATAGAGGCAATGCTGGAAGCTAAACTGCCAGGTTGTGGAATACAAGCGTCTCCTCACATTGAATCACGAGTTAAGACATTGAAGAAAAAGTATTGTGCCTTAACTGAGATGTTATCTCAAGGTGGATTTAGTTGGGATGATAAACAAATGATGTTGGTTTGCAATAGAAGTGTATATGATGAATGGGTGAAGGTAAGTCTGCAGATATCCTTATTCATTTTTTCCTTATATTTTCCTGTCGACCATGGATTATAGTTTCTGTAATATTCTGTAATTGTAGAAAAGAAGGGATGCAAGTGGACTGTATGGCAAGCCATTTCCATTCTACCCTGTTTTGCGGgagatatatgaaaaaggtCGTCGTACTGGTACAAATGTTggcaatgatgatgatgatgaagaggaCATTAGGCAAGAGGATGCAAACATTGATCAAACTCATGGCGGGGACGATGATTTGGGTGAAAATGTGATTCTGAATGCGGATACGAATATAGAATCAGAGTCTGAAGGGATGGAACAGTTTGATGTATCATTTAGTACCCAACAACGAAGGCCTGCACAAAGTACCCCAAGTGTTTCAGATCCCGGTCGCAGGGTGAAAGCAAAGGTAATGGAGGAGGTGACAAAGAATTTTGGGAGTATGGCAGCTTCGGTACAAGCGATGACGTctaagattgatgctttgattAAAGTTCTTTCAACTGATAAACAAGTGGCTGAATTGCAAGCTAAACTTGACGGTGATTTGAGCAAAATTGAAGGCCTTACCGGATTGCAAGTCTTTAGAGCGATAAATATACTGGCCACTAATCATGACCTGCTGAGAGTGTTCTTTACCATGTCCGAGGAAAGGAAAAAGGTATACATTACGCATCTGTTAGAGCATGGCTTCTGAAGGATAATTATGCAGTCGCGTTTAATCTTCTAGTCAATTGTAATGATATATTTGGTATAAAACGGTATGACTGAAACATTATTGGCGCTGCTTATTAGTGACGATTGTGACAGTAATCTTTGCCATAATTGATCTAAATTTTGAAATCGAAGGAGCTTAAATGCCAAAGTGCTTTTGGAGAAGTAATTTCCAGGCTAAAACCGCAAAAGGCGTAACACTTTCTAACCCTTTGTTTCCATAGGAGTCAAAGCACCATAAGTCATTGCCCGACTCTAATGGAAAACGAATAACCATGGCCAAGTAATGGATTTTCTTTTGGTGGGGCCCATATCGAATTGGGTACTTGTTGGGGTTTTCTTGTTATAGAAGTCTTGGTTCGAGTATGATGGTAACTCAAGTTGTTGGGTGTTCGGGAAGAAAATTTTAGAATTCAAaagagtgctaataacattaAGAATTCTAGTTTGTTGAGGGTGTGATTTAGTTTTATAGTTTGTTAGTAGTTTATTTTCATGAACGTTAAGATCTTGGGCTAGTTGGAGAATGATTATATAGGAAATACCGATGTCTATAAGCGTTTTTGTTAACTATTATTTTGTAGTGCTTCATGATGATTAGGTTGTTAACTCGGAGTTCTTATACGCCCCTAAAATAATACAGGCCTAGAGAATGTCCAGCAAAAGCCCAAAGAAGattcagagaagaagaagacaacAAAGGCATTTGGCTAAAAAGTTGGCCTAATAGAACTGAAGGAAGCAACTCTGAGCACTATAGATGATCGCTCCACTGTCTGGTTTGACTATCGACAAGGAGGTCAATCACCTTCTCATAAAGTACTTTCTAACCACTTGAGGCAAGTGGGTAAACTGACAACTTTATAGCACGAGGCCCCAGAGACAAACATACTTGGATGTCAACTCCAAGCCACTTGTTGGCCGTCAGTGAAAACAAAAACCTATAAAAAGACATAAAGGTTGTTAGACAAAGCGCTTGGGTAGGCATTTCCTCAGTTACTTAAGATCGAACGGAGCGCTCGATACGTGTTGACCCAAAAAACCTTTCAACTAGTTCTGAGCAACTATCACTTCATCTCTATGTGTCGACTAAATAGAGGAGGAATCATCAACAAGTTAAGCTTACATGTTAAGATCATTTAGTGCTAGAGCAGTGGGAGTCCTTGAGAACCTAGGACCTTTGGGCTCATTGGAGGCCTATATAAGGGAGACGAGTACATCTTATAGACGATCGGACACataagagaaaataaaagattacACTATAATCAAGCGCATCTTGTAATCTATATTCAGTACATACACAGAGCACTACACTGGAAGTAACCCAATTTTAAGGCTAAACCATTTAAACCTTGATGTCAAATTCTTATAGTCTGTATTGAAGCTCACCAAAGGCCCATCATATGGGTCTTTGTTGACCTCCTAATTTTAAGCATGAACAGATTGGCGCCATCTCTGAGAAATGCATACAATTTGGTTGCATTTTTTTACCAAGCTAACCAAAGTATGTAATGTGCCGAGCATCATGATAGTGGTCTGACACCAGCAAACCCTCCCTAACATCCCCTGGACGTCGGAAGTGGAGGTTAGGATGCTCGCGAGGTAATGAACCGAAGAAGGATTCGAGCAGAATAAGACGCTCGGGAGAAGAGGGCGCAAACTTTTGAGCAAAAAACCAAGGATCCTGACCATAATCCCTAGGATCGCCCCTACTTGAGGGCCGCCATGAAGAAAGTGATGGGTGAAGAGATGAAAAGCGTGTGAGACCTATTGGAGACAATCCCATAAAGCATGGGAGGTATCACAAGCAATAGTGATATGAAGTAAAGATTCAGAGATCGTACTCATGAGATTACTAATCATCAGTTGATCCTGTTGGTACCAACACAGGTACTGAGGACAAGCGACTgtaagaagagagagagaaccatCTACATATTTCCAGAGATCGTGACCAAGCCTTGAGTTGACGAACCCAAACATTGTTGTTGGTCGTAGAGAGATTACGGTTCTTTGCCTTCTACTTGCCTGCTAAATAAACCCAATTCTATTTTCCGTAACTCTAATTCAAACCCCCATCCGTCTCTCTTGCGCATTGGTGTGGAGCTGAAAGTTGCAACCGTTAGCGAAAgcaaataataaagaaaataataggtTGTGTTTCAAAATCTAATTCAATCTACACGCATTAAGGGAACCACGATATTCAATCAATTCTCAAACTGTAAATATTATGATTAATTTCTCAAAATCCCATAACGAAGCAGAAACCGTCAACCATGAAGACAGACGGACTTGCAAAATCTTAATCCACTGTCACTAATTAAACGAATCAAAAACGAATTTACACCCTTCTTTGCTTAAATACACAGGACACTCCAAAAGGACACATTCACTACCTAATTTCGATTTCTTTTCGACACCATCTACCGCTATGATACAGAGCTTCCTACCGATAAAAAGCTTAAGCGCAAACTAAAAATGCTTTAGCCTTTCTCTAAATTCACTAGGGTATATAAGTACAGAGTCTAAACAGAGACCGCCTTTGGTATGGGTGCAATCGATCTGGGTCATGGAGAGTTTAAGCTTCGTTGATGCATTCGGGTTCTCCACAACAAAGTCCCCAACAAGGTAGTAATTCCATTTTCCAGGTTCCGTTAAAAAGCACTGAGACGAGGCATAACGACCTTCTGAAGTCCATAGTTGGAACCTCACGGGTTTTATGTCCCAACCGTGGACATGCTCAATATTGCAAACTCGGCGACCAAACCTTTTCTGAGAAGACCGTCCCAGCTGCAACCTGAAGAATAGGCTGTATGTCCCGACAGGAAATGGAAACTCAACCTCCCCATCAACTTCAAACCACCATATTTGCTGAAGATATGCAACTGAGCAAAATCTGTGTTCCAGCAAAGAAAAATTACGAATTAATTCGACAAATACTTGTAGTTCAAAGGTAAGCAATACACAACCCTTCGGTTTATTTCACACGATCACATTAAGATGCATTGTATTAGTCACAAAGCTCAAATGAGAACCATCATAtgaataaacataaaaatacacACCAATCTCGTACTCTATATGCTTTGGGTTTCATTTTGTAACTGATTTTAGACACAGTTTGTAGGACGGAATCCACTAGCAGGAACGCAGCCATAAATGCAACAGTACAAACAAGTTCATAAAATGGCCTGTTAGCAATTCAAATACGTTCAAATCACGGAAAAATCTCAACTTTTTCTTAATACAGggagctttttattttttgaagagtTTCACTAGCTCTAAGTAGGCTGAAATCGAGCCATTTCAATATCAGATGCTTCATAACTTCTGACAAGCTTAAATAACATCAACTTCAAGAAGAAACTATGTACTACAAATACTTCGTAGTCTCAAGGGACCGGGTACATCATCCTCAAATACGATATTAGCCCATTCTCGTTATTTTCGGTGACCAAATAAACTTACATATTTATAGACTCCTCCCTCCTAtcctttcaaaaacagaaagGAAATACTTCTATGCAGATGATGAGATAACAGATCATGTTTAACCAAACAGTTAACATTGATCATTAGATCGATCGCAATCATATTGAAGAAAACATTGATCACTAGATCGATTGCAAACATCTCGAAAAAAACGAGATTGccacaatgtttttttttgttttggcatGCTTGACCTGAAAAACTTCAAAAGCCATTACCGAGCCACGGACAATCACAGCCACAACCTTCCAACCCCAAAATCGTgcattaataatttaaaattgcaaaaatatttggaaaaaGCCATAAAGTACCATCAATCCGCAACAtacaaatcttcacatttctcCAGAATCCAAtgactaaaaaagaaaaaatgccATTGTTCTTACCTAGATTCTACAGTTGGAATATGATTCCAATATCTTCGATCATCAATGCCGgtaattgctaatcccttagaAGAAATCGACAAGCAAACTGATCCTGTACTTTTATCCAGCCAAATTGTCTACACCCACAACacaaaatttatcaaacaccGCACTAAATCAAAACAAGggaacaaagaaacaaattaataaattaaaagatggaaaatACTAATTCTTAAGGAAAGTCAAACTTGTTGAATTTCTAGTCCTGGCACTAGAAAATATCTAGACTTTGAACAATAAATTTTCATCTTTCAATACGATTTCTGCTAAACAAAAACCGAAAACGAAATTCGATTTATGAGAAAACAGAGAAACCAATCAAACCCACACAACAATGATACAACATAATTCAAAGAATCTAACTTTCCCAATTTTCCCACGCTTTCTCGGCACCCAAacagaaaacaagaaacaaaacccagaaaacaaaacgaaagaTGACCCACCTTGGTTCCATCATCGAAAGAGTTGGGCTGACAAAGCCTCGTATAAACATCTCTCTTACCCAGATTTTCCAATCCATCGCCGAACACTTTGCCCACAATAGTTTGATAATTCGACGGCAATTTCGATTCCCAAATGAAATCAGCCCAAGAAGCGCCGCGAAACGCCCGATTCAGCTTCGCCAATTTGCAAATCTCCGGCGGGTCCAAATACCCCAGAATCATCGCCGCGCAGCTCTCCGGCAAATCGCCGAGACCGGGTTTCGATGGCAAAGATCCGACTGTAACTGGGTTTTCCGATTTGAATACAGAAGAGAAACCCGCACCCATAGTCAAACAGAAGACAGTAatcctagagagagaaagagagagaaagctaggagaatagaggagagagagaggtgggtaTGGTGGGAGTTGACATGGAAGATTTAATGGTGGCAAAAAGTATGAAACTGTTAAGAGTTGTTTAgttaagtttaattaattttaaattaaataaaagctGACTGGCCATGCAGAGACCAAGTCATGCACAATCCCTAGTAAGTAGGAGACGTGGTTGAGCATGTTCACCACTGTTAGGATTGCTTCCGTTGTTTAAGGTTATACTCTCCACGAAATCTGCATAAGATCGTGGGAGAGTTGCTGtcatttgttttgagttttattcCCTTTAAAAACTGTAATCTTCAGATTGATAATATATGAGAAGAACAGTTTTATGTTTCAGGAGACTTCTTATAAAAGTTAACTAGGGTTCTTGAGTTCTGGTATTATCAAAAccaacatttggtatcagagccagttTTTAGAGGTCTCAGAAAGAAACAATGTCGAGTGAAAAGGCAACAGAAAGCTTTGTGCAGCCAGCCATTCCCAAGTTCGATGGTCATTACGACCATTGGAGCATGTTGATGGAAAACTTCTTAAGGTCTAAAGAGTACTTTGACCTTGTGGAAATGGGGTTTGAGATACCTGAAGGTATTTTGACAACGGCACAACAAAAGAAGGTTGATGAACAGAAATTGAAAGATTTAAAGGTAAAGAATTACCTATTCCAGGCGATTGACAGATCCATTCTCGAAACTATTCTCGAGAAGGACACCTCCCACCAAATATGGGAGTCAATGAAGAAGAAGTATCAAGGATCCAGAAAGGTGAAGCGAGCACAGCTTCAAGCTATAAGAAGAGACTTTGAGACTCTTCAAATGAAGAATGGGGAATCTGTGAATGAGTACATTGGAAAGGCTATGTCAATGGCTAACAAGATGAGAATCCATGGTCACAAGATTGAAGATAATGAAGTAGTGGAGAAAATCTTGAGATCAATGGCTCCTAAGTTCGACTACGTGGTCTGCTCAATTGAGGAGTCAAATGACATAGAGGATATGTCAATAGATGAGCTACAAAGTTCTTTACTGGTTCATGAGCAGAAGCTCAACCGAGGAGGCTCCCAGGAGCAAGCTTTGAAGGCTTTCACCTTCActgaatcttcaagttcaagaggaggaagaggacgTGGAAGAGGTGGACGTGGTCGTGGAAGAGGAGGTCGTGGAAATCGAGATGGTGGACGGTTTGGGAATAAAGATGATAGCAAATCATCTTATGTCTCAAAGAAAGAGGATGATCGTCAAGGAAAAGGCAAGGAGCAGTTTGACAAATCACAGATAGAATGTTACAGATGTGGTAACTATGGACACTACAGAAATGAGTGTTACACCAAGCTTCCTAAAGAGAAGGGAGATAAGTCAAACTTTATTGAGACAAAGGAGGAAGAAACGCTGCTGATGGCATTTCATGTGGCGGAGGACTTTGACCAAGAGACTTGGTATGTGGATACTGGGTGTAGCAATCACATGAGCGGGTGTAAAGCATCCTTTGTTAACCTGGATGAAAGTTTTCGTACTACTGTGAGTTTTGGGGATAAGTCAACAGTGAACGTGATGGGAAAAGGAGATATTCAAATCAGGACCAAAAATGACTTCATTGAGACAATTTcaaatgtctttttcattccTGATTTGAAGACAAATCTTCTAAGCGCTGGACAGCTTCAAGATAAAGGATATAAGATCACTATATTTAAAGGAGAATGCGAAATATATGATCCAAAGAGAGGCTCTATTGCTGTGGTGAAAATGTCACCAAACAGGTTGTTCCCGTTGAAGCTTAAGAGTGTGAATGCTTGCTTGGTTGccaaagaagatgatgaaacaTGGCTGTGGCATCATAGGTTTGGTCATTTGCATTTTAATGGCTTAAGAACTCTCTACCAGAAGAA encodes the following:
- the LOC137711422 gene encoding uncharacterized protein, giving the protein MSFLLKERMNSNSAIRKRGRGQNKRFWTTKEDSALVESLQELYRNTKWRADNGFKNGYLTHIEAMLEAKLPGCGIQASPHIESRVKTLKKKYCALTEMLSQGGFSWDDKQMMLVCNRSVYDEWVKKRRDASGLYGKPFPFYPVLREIYEKGRRTGTNVGNDDDDEEDIRQEDANIDQTHGGDDDLGENVILNADTNIESESEGMEQFDVSFSTQQRRPAQSTPSVSDPGRRVKAKVMEEVTKNFGSMAASVQAMTSKIDALIKVLSTDKQVAELQAKLDGDLSKIEGLTGLQVFRAINILATNHDLLRVFFTMSEERKKVYITHLLEHGF
- the LOC137710779 gene encoding F-box protein PP2-A12-like; protein product: MGAGFSSVFKSENPVTVGSLPSKPGLGDLPESCAAMILGYLDPPEICKLAKLNRAFRGASWADFIWESKLPSNYQTIVGKVFGDGLENLGKRDVYTRLCQPNSFDDGTKTIWLDKSTGSVCLSISSKGLAITGIDDRRYWNHIPTVESRFCSVAYLQQIWWFEVDGEVEFPFPVGTYSLFFRLQLGRSSQKRFGRRVCNIEHVHGWDIKPVRFQLWTSEGRYASSQCFLTEPGKWNYYLVGDFVVENPNASTKLKLSMTQIDCTHTKGGLCLDSVLIYPSEFRERLKHF